The Leptospira paudalimensis region GACGTAAAACGGAATGTTTAAAGAAAGACCTACATCACGGGCATCCCGAATGTCTTCTGGGGAACAACAGGATTTTTTAGTGGTATCACAAGCAGGTGCTTCGTATTCCCAAGTCCTAAGATTGACACCAATGACATCGTAACCTTCTTCCATGAGAAGGCCTGCTGCAACAGCACTGTCTACGCCACCACTCATCGCCACTATGATTTTTTCTTTTTCTTTCACCTTAGTTCTCTTGGTGGATGATCCCAATACGGTTCCGAGAAAAATCCCAAAACAGAGGACGAGTCCTCAAAATACCAAGCCCAATCACCCAACCCTCTTCCTTATCCTTGTCCCCTGATAAATGGAAATTCTCAAGTGAAATTCCTGTGAGAAACTCTACGTTCTGGTAATCTTCCCGAAATCCTGATTTGGCAATGAGAGTCAGTGGTTCCATGGACCTCCAGTGGTTCATGATGAGAATGGAATTCCCTGGCCGAAAGACCCTCCTTTCCCCTAAAAACTCATCGTCCCCTCCTTTTGGTAAGAGACTAAGAGAAGCACCTGTATCGATGTGGGCAAAGGATTGGAAGGATTTTGGGTATTCAAAGGATACAAATGTATGTTCTCCTTTCTGTTTGGTCACAAGGATTTTCAATTGGGTGCCGAGGTATGCATCAGGGTGGACACAAAAAGGTGAATTTTCCGAAAACCAATACAATTCCCTTTGGTCCCAAAAGATACAAGTCCCTCGGAAAAAATCAAGGCCCACAAGTCCTTGGATACCTTTGGGTAAAATCCCCTCTCCCCTTCGGATCGTCACAACTTGTCCACCAATTTGGAATTCTTTGGAAATGGCAGAATCTGATCCTTCATAAAAACTGATATTAGAACCTGTATCCCATAAAAAAGAAAAGGTTTCATTCCCTGATTGGAACCCAAGGAGTAAAAGGGAAATCCCAGTATCTAACACTTGTATTTTGGTATGCGGAGGAAGGCTTCGAGGAAAACGAAAAGGAGAAGGAATCGTTTCTGATGTTTTGAATTCTTTTTTTGTGGGGGTTGGCAGACACACCCACAAACAGATGCTAAGAGAGACTAAACCAATTTTTTGATACAACGAGAATGTGGGCATCTGGAATAATCTACCGTACAATCTCTATATTCAATCCCTGTGTTTGCATCTTTTGTTTTGTATTCAATGAAACAAGAGTAAGGTTGGAAATTGAAGGAAGACAACCCGAGGGCACGGTTACGGATGGATTCGTACACATCTGAAGGAACAGAAGGAGAAAGGTCTTTGAGTAGGTATGCAGGTTCTGCCATACTCTACCCATCGGCTATTTTCCTAATCTTTATAACAAATTGTGCGGTTTCGACCAGAATGTTTAGCTTGGTACAGGGCTTTGTCCGCACGTTCAATGAGGTCTTTATTGTTTCTGTCAGTCGCACGAAAACTAGAAACTCCAACGGAAAGTGTGACTTTTAAGTCAGAACCATCATTTGGATTTTTGACCACCATCTCTTCCACTGCTTTACGGATCTCTTCGCCTTTGGCAATCGCTTCCTCTTCTGTGGCACCAGGCATCACAAGGCAAAACTCTTCCCCGCCATACCGCGCAGGGATATGGTGGCGCTGTGCCTTCCCAATGAGTTGTTTTGCCACTTCGATGAGGACAACATCCCCGGCTTGGTGGCCATAGGTATCATTGAACGTTTTGAATTTGTCCACATCGGTAAATAAAAGCGATAATTTGGTACCTTTTTTACGGCAACGTTCCATTTCTTCTTTGAGTTTGGTTTGGAAGTAGTGATGGATTTTTAAACCCGTCATCATATCCACTGTGGCAAGTTCATAGAGTCTTGCATTGTCCACGGCAATCCCTGCAAGGTTGGCAAGTGTTGTCATAAATTCTTTTTCATCTTCCAAAAATTCTTCGGAAGTCATCTTGTCCCCAAGGACAAGTAATCCATTGACCTTACCTTTTGCATTGAGAGGGACAAGGATTTCTGCTCCCATTTTGCGAAGGTACACGATATCAGGAATTTTGTTTAGGACTTCCATTTGTAGGATTTGGTCCATTGTGATGGCCTTCGGTTTTTCTTCAAAATAATGGATGAGTGGGCTATCGATTTTGATTTCGTAGTTTTGTTCGTCTGGGCTTAACTCAAATCCTTTGATGGATTGGGGTTCTAATTTAAAAATTCCTAGGTCAATTTCTGGCTCAAGGTACATGGCAGCATGCAGGGTCTGCAACTGCGCCAAACAGATGTTAAGAATTGCATCAATTAAATACTTATAGTCTAACGTGGAATTTAATGCACGGGAGATTTCCAGTAGTTGTTTTTGGTCGTAGATTTTTTTTTCGTAATGCTCAAAAACGATATCAGTGTTTTCTTTAAAAGACAAAACGCACCGCCAGAATTCTATATAAGATAGGAATCATTCGTTCTATTTGACACCTGTAAAGTAAGATTTATGCGGAAATCGATAAATTTCAGTCGGGTAGTAAAAAGGAAAGTTTCTGTATTCATTTTGTTGACAATAAACGAATCTTAAAAATAATGGTCGTATACCGCGCGGTGGAGCAGCTGGTAGCTCGTTGGGCTCATAACCCAAAGGCCACAGGTTCGAATCCTGTCCGCGCAACCGTTATTATCCCTTTCCCAATTCTTTACTTCTCTCTGTTGCTCTCCGAACAGCATCCCGAACTGCGGTAGAAAAACCGCCTCGTTCCAAAGCATCCAGTCCATGAATGGTAGTCCCACCAGGGGAAGTCACCCAATTGCGCACTTCCATTGGATGGAGGGTGTGGTCTTTGGAACGTAACTCACGGAAATACACAAGAGTTCCTTCCATTGTCTCCATCGCAAGACCTAAGGATTCCTCATAACTTAGCCCTTCTTGTAACCCTGCTTCAGCCATCGCTTGTAAAAACGTGAGCACATAGGCAGGACCAGACCCTGACAATCCAGTGACCGCATCCATCAGGGATTCCTTACCAATACGGATTGTTTCCCCCATCCCATAAAAAAGTCGTTCGGTATGGGACACAGCTTCGTCCTCACAATAATACCCCATCGCACCTCGATTGGACACGAGTGGTAAATTCGGCATCACTCTTACGCAGGTGGATCCCATTGGAGCGGCATTCACCAACTGTCCATAGGAAATACCAGCTGCAATGGAAACAAAAATCGCCGGTTTCGTAAATTCTCCAAGGACAGGTTCCACAAGATTTGGTTTCACTGCGATCACAAACAAACCAGCTTCCTTTTCTAATGCATCCAAGGTAGAAACCAAACTAACACCTTCGATAGGAGATTGTTTTAGGTTGGGATCAAACGCGAAAAGTTTTGTACCTTGGGCCACAAGTGCTTTGGCAATGGCCCCTCCCATTTTCCCAAGTCCAACCATCCCAACTGTTTTAAACGGAGTGTATGCCATAATCCCTTTCTCCAAATATTTTTGATCCAATCCGAACAAAGTTTGATCCAAGTTCCACTGCTAACACATAATCCCCACTCATACCCATCGAAAGTTTTTGTTCTGGAAAATGTTCTTCACGGAACTGAGCCAATTTTGTAAAAACCTCTTTTGTTTGAATGGGATCTCCCGAAGAAGGTCCCATTCCCATAAACCCTTCCCAAATACAATACTCGTTCTGGTATTTGTTTAACTCATCTTTGTTTGTTAGAATCGTTTCTAAACTAAAACCATGTTTGCTATGTTCATTCGTCAGGTTTGTTTGTAAAAAATAACGTATTTTCTTTTTTTCTTTTTCAGCTCGTTTTAAAAGTTCACCAAGGCTAGAAAAAGATCCCACACCATGTGTATAAGAAAAAATACCAAATAACTTACGTAAGGTTCCAGATTGGACCGGTCCAATGTGATGGACATGTACACTTGATTCTGACTCTGGAAATTCCTCTCTCAATCGAGTGAACTTATCAATGGCTTCTGGGATGTAATTTTCTCCAAATTCTCGAATCCCTTGGAGGTAAGCTTCCTTCACCACTTCATAGGGTTTGGTTTTGGAAACTGCGATGAGAGTTGGAGGATTCCCTTTGGAAAGGGAATTCATTTCGTTTTGGATGGACTGGTAAACTGAGATGTAATCTGACACGATTACTTAGCTAAAGCTTTTTCTAAGGAATCGATTCTACGTTCAATCTCCAAAAATCGTTTTTCATTTCGATCATTGGAAGAGTTTAGTTTTTGTTCCACTTCTTTCATCCGCACTTCTAAGGAAGACGAATTCCCAGATTGTTTGGATGATGTCTTTTTACTCACACTCGTTTCTTTGTAAGTTGTGGATTGTGATTTATGACTGAGTTTGGAATTTGTTTTTTTACGTTTCGACTTTGGACTAACAGTGGAAGTTTCTTTGACAAGTTTTCCTTGTTTTGATTTTTCAACCGTTGTTTTAGGTTCCGAACTCAACTCTTCTTTGTTTTTGGAAGTGACTTGTGTTGTTTCATCCAAAGATTGTTTTTTCACAACTTCCTTTGTTTTTGGCTTTGGTGATTCTTTGGTTTCTTTGGGAGAAATTTGTTCTTCGACTTGGTCTAGTTTTTCTTGTAACCGAGAACCACTGTCTTTTGTTTCTCTTGTTTTGGCACCGTTTGCAACAGAGACTGACCTAGGCCTTTCCGAATCTGGTTCCATATCTTCCAAACTAGGAAGGTCAGGGAGTTTCGACCGGTCTTCACTCGTTTCTCTCGCATTCGACTCGTCCATAAGATCCTTCGGAGGAGTCATGGAATCGGGTGCTTTGGAGATTTCTCGGTCCACCATCTCAACTTCTTTGTTTTTTCCGATGGTTTGGAGCTTTTGGTAAATTTCATTCCTATAGATAAATGCGAAAATGAACGATGAAAGAAGTAGGACCACTAGAATGGCAGTTGTGAGTATTTTCAAATTGTCGCGGCGGCCCATGACGTGCGGATTCCTTTCCTTTGATACGGATAGAGTACACGTTTTTGCGCTTTCGAAAAGTGAGAAATCATGCAGATCATAAAAAAAATCACATTCTTTCTAGGTTTCTTACTGAGTTTTGTCAGTCTTCTGTCTCTTCCGAGACCCCATGACCCAGACGAACTTGGCCGCGTCCAGATTTTAAAATCAGCTTTGGCAATGGACACTCATTACCTACTCTACCTTGTCGAAGACTTTGAAGGTGAAAGGCCATGGGATTTTTACCGTGTGGATTCCTTTTTGGCTGAAACACAATTTGCCGCCTCCGTTGCCAAATCAGATGCGTTTTTAGAAGAAACAAAATTACTAAAAGAATCAGGTTATCCCAACTTACAAAACCAAACCAGTTTCCTATTACAAAGTTATGTAGAAAACCCAAGACTTGATCATTGGGAAATCAGACCCAAAGAACCAGTCCTACTCCCATTAGGGATGCCCATCCAAGGGATCCTTTGGGTGTATTCAGAAGGTCATCATATCAATTTGAGTATGGGCCTTTCACAAAAAAAATCAAAGGATTTGTATTTTGATTTGGGAACTCTCAATTTTGTAGGTTGGCGAAGGCTTGAATTTAAAATCACTTTGCCAAAAGAAAATACGAGGCTCATCCAATCGATGTCGTTTCCTATCTCGTTTGCTTCTTTCCGATTAAAAAGTTTGGCTTCTCAAAAAAAAGGTGAGTTCCATTTGTATTTTGATAATCTTTGTTTTGTGATTGATAAACGTACTTTTAGTTATCCAGGTTCGGAAGTGAATGATACTTGGGGTAACAAACGCTAAATGGTTTATTTTTTTTACAACATTCTATTATTCAAAATTTGGATCTTATTAAAATTCGTTTCCCTCTTCTCAAAAAAAATCCGAACTGAGATTTCCAAACGGAAACGTTCTTTGGAAACTTTGTACAAAAATCAACCCAATGGTAAAACTGTAATTTGGTTTCATTCAGCAAGTGTAGGTGAACTTGACCAAGCAAAAGCATTAGCAGAAACCATACGCCGGCATCGGCCTGATGTGTTTATCATCCAATCCGTGTTTTCCTCTTCCGTAAAAGAATCTGCTTTTACGGACCCATTGGCAAACTGTTACTTTTATTTGCCTTTTGATTTACCGTTTGCTTATGACAAAATCTTCAAACAATTTCGACCGAAATTTTTATTCATCATGGCTTGGGATACATGGCCCAATCTTTTAAAAAAAGCAAACCTGTTTGGAACAAAATCCTACCTTTGTTGTGCAAGCCTATCATCCCAGTCTTCCAGGAAAAATCCTTTGGTTCGCCTTCTCACCAAATCTTCCTTCCAATACCTCTCTGGAATTTATCCAAGCCACCAATTGATGGCAAAAGAATTTGAAGGTTTGGTCTCATCAAATTCTGACTTTTTAGTTTTAGGAGACACTAGGTTTGAATCGGTTTGGAATAAATTGGAAACAAAATCTCCAAATCCAATGTTTACAAACTTTGTGCAAAAACAAAAAGAGTATCTTATCACAAATAAACCAGTGATCCTTGGTTCCACATATCCAATCTGTGAGTCATATTTTTTAAACTATTTAGAAACACATAAAGACAATCATTCCTATTGGATATTCCCACACCAATGGGAATCCAAACGGATGTTAGAATGGAAAGCTAAACTGCAACGTTATGGGTCAGTCACCATTTTTTCTGAATTAAAAGAAAATGAACCACTTCCTAAATTTTTACTTTTTGATCTTTTGGGGATACTTGCGTTTGCGTATCGATATGCAAGTTTTGCTTACGTTGGTGGAGGATTTCACAACCGAATCCACAATACCATTGAACCTGCTGCCTTGGGCCTTCCCATCATCACAGGGCCAAGGATCCAAAACGCACCAGAAGCACTCGTTATGCAAGAATTAGGTGGTCTTTTCAAAACGGTTTCAGATGCAGATTTTGGTTCCCATTTTTATGAACTGACAAAAAACAGCGTACTTAGGGAAAAGATGGGAAGTATCAATCGAAACTTTGTTG contains the following coding sequences:
- the proC gene encoding pyrroline-5-carboxylate reductase is translated as MAYTPFKTVGMVGLGKMGGAIAKALVAQGTKLFAFDPNLKQSPIEGVSLVSTLDALEKEAGLFVIAVKPNLVEPVLGEFTKPAIFVSIAAGISYGQLVNAAPMGSTCVRVMPNLPLVSNRGAMGYYCEDEAVSHTERLFYGMGETIRIGKESLMDAVTGLSGSGPAYVLTFLQAMAEAGLQEGLSYEESLGLAMETMEGTLVYFRELRSKDHTLHPMEVRNWVTSPGGTTIHGLDALERGGFSTAVRDAVRRATERSKELGKG
- a CDS encoding flagellar filament outer layer protein FlaA yields the protein MQIIKKITFFLGFLLSFVSLLSLPRPHDPDELGRVQILKSALAMDTHYLLYLVEDFEGERPWDFYRVDSFLAETQFAASVAKSDAFLEETKLLKESGYPNLQNQTSFLLQSYVENPRLDHWEIRPKEPVLLPLGMPIQGILWVYSEGHHINLSMGLSQKKSKDLYFDLGTLNFVGWRRLEFKITLPKENTRLIQSMSFPISFASFRLKSLASQKKGEFHLYFDNLCFVIDKRTFSYPGSEVNDTWGNKR
- a CDS encoding sensor domain-containing diguanylate cyclase, whose translation is MSFKENTDIVFEHYEKKIYDQKQLLEISRALNSTLDYKYLIDAILNICLAQLQTLHAAMYLEPEIDLGIFKLEPQSIKGFELSPDEQNYEIKIDSPLIHYFEEKPKAITMDQILQMEVLNKIPDIVYLRKMGAEILVPLNAKGKVNGLLVLGDKMTSEEFLEDEKEFMTTLANLAGIAVDNARLYELATVDMMTGLKIHHYFQTKLKEEMERCRKKGTKLSLLFTDVDKFKTFNDTYGHQAGDVVLIEVAKQLIGKAQRHHIPARYGGEEFCLVMPGATEEEAIAKGEEIRKAVEEMVVKNPNDGSDLKVTLSVGVSSFRATDRNNKDLIERADKALYQAKHSGRNRTICYKD
- a CDS encoding YggS family pyridoxal phosphate-dependent enzyme; this encodes MNSLSKGNPPTLIAVSKTKPYEVVKEAYLQGIREFGENYIPEAIDKFTRLREEFPESESSVHVHHIGPVQSGTLRKLFGIFSYTHGVGSFSSLGELLKRAEKEKKKIRYFLQTNLTNEHSKHGFSLETILTNKDELNKYQNEYCIWEGFMGMGPSSGDPIQTKEVFTKLAQFREEHFPEQKLSMGMSGDYVLAVELGSNFVRIGSKIFGERDYGIHSV
- a CDS encoding 3-deoxy-D-manno-octulosonic acid transferase, coding for MVYFFYNILLFKIWILLKFVSLFSKKIRTEISKRKRSLETLYKNQPNGKTVIWFHSASVGELDQAKALAETIRRHRPDVFIIQSVFSSSVKESAFTDPLANCYFYLPFDLPFAYDKIFKQFRPKFLFIMAWDTWPNLLKKANLFGTKSYLCCASLSSQSSRKNPLVRLLTKSSFQYLSGIYPSHQLMAKEFEGLVSSNSDFLVLGDTRFESVWNKLETKSPNPMFTNFVQKQKEYLITNKPVILGSTYPICESYFLNYLETHKDNHSYWIFPHQWESKRMLEWKAKLQRYGSVTIFSELKENEPLPKFLLFDLLGILAFAYRYASFAYVGGGFHNRIHNTIEPAALGLPIITGPRIQNAPEALVMQELGGLFKTVSDADFGSHFYELTKNSVLREKMGSINRNFVVENRGASEKIYNRVFPYDKI